One Desulfatiglans anilini DSM 4660 DNA segment encodes these proteins:
- a CDS encoding TRAP transporter small permease — translation MSFLSRILEWLVDKLNALGAITLTGMMLMTCVDVVGRFFGHPVLGSVEIVGFLATLTVALALPYTHHMDGHIGVELFIRTVSPRIQAVVRLCTTLLALGLFAIVTWRMADYAQVMKASGQVSMNLRFPEYTIIYLVAFAFLILTLVLIQDIVRCVNELRGES, via the coding sequence ATGTCTTTTTTGAGCCGCATTCTCGAATGGCTGGTCGATAAGCTCAATGCGTTGGGAGCGATCACGCTGACCGGGATGATGCTGATGACCTGCGTGGATGTCGTCGGGCGTTTTTTTGGACATCCGGTCCTCGGGTCGGTCGAGATCGTCGGTTTTCTGGCGACGCTCACGGTGGCTTTGGCCCTTCCTTACACGCACCACATGGATGGTCACATCGGTGTCGAGCTCTTTATCCGGACCGTTTCACCGCGGATACAGGCGGTGGTCCGGCTGTGCACGACCCTCCTGGCTCTCGGGCTTTTTGCCATCGTCACCTGGAGAATGGCCGATTATGCGCAGGTCATGAAGGCAAGCGGCCAGGTCTCCATGAATCTCCGCTTCCCGGAATACACTATCATCTACCTTGTCGCCTTCGCGTTCCTGATCCTGACACTCGTTCTGATCCAGGATATCGTCCGGTGCGTCAACGAACTGAGGGGGGAGTCATGA
- a CDS encoding response regulator yields MNGKSRLEGKRILLVDDEPDVLESLADLLPMCELSKATSFEEARDLLESQPFDIAVLDIMGVAGYDLLELANQRGVTAVMLTARAISPGDIKKSFKGGAASYVPKDKMLHITEFLEDILEAREKGRHPWSRWFEKMGDFCEKRFGKDWQKGDKEFWDKMPFY; encoded by the coding sequence ATGAACGGAAAATCTAGACTGGAGGGGAAAAGGATCCTCCTCGTGGATGATGAACCGGATGTGCTGGAGAGCCTGGCCGACCTCCTGCCGATGTGCGAGTTGAGCAAGGCGACCAGTTTCGAGGAGGCGCGGGATCTGCTCGAGTCGCAGCCGTTCGACATCGCCGTCTTGGACATCATGGGGGTCGCCGGATACGATCTTCTCGAACTCGCCAACCAGCGGGGCGTCACGGCGGTCATGCTGACGGCCCGGGCGATCAGCCCAGGCGACATCAAGAAGTCCTTCAAGGGCGGGGCGGCCTCTTACGTACCCAAGGACAAGATGCTCCATATCACGGAGTTTCTGGAAGACATCCTCGAGGCTAGGGAAAAGGGCCGGCATCCCTGGTCGCGCTGGTTCGAGAAGATGGGGGATTTCTGCGAAAAACGGTTCGGCAAGGACTGGCAGAAAGGCGACAAGGAATTCTGGGACAAGATGCCGTTTTATTGA
- a CDS encoding CBS domain-containing protein — translation MENTKVKDLMQPIQYFPRISSQATLMEAVDALEKADEEFQAGKAPQRILLVYDKTEKIIGKMSPMDVVQGLEPNYERIDRLKDMPRFGLTETMLEGMKQELRLWVKPLSELCKKAYEVKIENFIKLPTPDHMVKADDPMDTAFHLFVVGRHDSLFVKEDNEIVGLIRFSDVYRKIKETMRACPAPA, via the coding sequence ATGGAAAACACGAAAGTAAAGGATCTCATGCAACCCATCCAGTATTTCCCGCGCATCTCGAGCCAGGCCACGCTCATGGAAGCGGTCGACGCACTCGAGAAGGCCGATGAGGAGTTTCAGGCCGGAAAGGCTCCTCAGAGGATCCTGCTGGTCTATGACAAGACCGAAAAGATCATCGGGAAGATGTCCCCCATGGACGTGGTGCAGGGATTGGAGCCGAATTACGAGAGGATCGATCGATTGAAGGACATGCCCCGCTTCGGTTTGACCGAAACGATGCTCGAAGGCATGAAGCAGGAACTCCGCCTGTGGGTGAAACCCCTGTCGGAGTTGTGCAAGAAGGCCTACGAGGTCAAGATCGAAAACTTCATCAAACTTCCGACCCCCGACCACATGGTGAAGGCCGATGACCCGATGGACACGGCATTTCACCTGTTCGTCGTCGGCCGGCACGACTCGCTCTTCGTCAAAGAGGACAATGAGATCGTGGGCTTGATCCGTTTCTCCGACGTCTACCGCAAAATCAAAGAGACGATGCGGGCCTGCCCTGCGCCGGCGTGA
- a CDS encoding sigma-54-dependent transcriptional regulator, which translates to MEKVLIVDDDEGLVHFLRRFLSREGYTVESCSRGEQALEVAGRESFDLILLDYKMSGMNGLDTLRELRRLQVKTPVIIMTAYGTTDTAIEAMKRGAYDYLPKPFERDELKRLVADALTVNHLMKEVVSYPDAGPKPAEQGRAARIIGSHKRMQAVYKLIGQVAGKDVIVLITGESGTGKELVARAIYHHSHRKDKPFLAVNCAAIPETLFESELFGHERGAFTGAERVHLGKFERCDGGTLFFDEIGDMPLGTQAKVLRVLQYGEFERLGGTETLKANVRIIAATNKNLEREVEEGRFREDLYWRLKIISIELPPLRERHEDIPALVRHFIARFSEEYDAPIRYVDEAVLERLQAYPWPGNVRELENCIRRAVLLSQGDMILPEHIQLVRDGTAASPGEERGSVFERIERKMDELFPDLLRAVEETGSGDMLEILERGCIIRVLGHCGQNQVKAARMLGISRNTLRLRMKKFGITGSPSE; encoded by the coding sequence ATGGAAAAGGTGCTGATCGTCGATGACGATGAAGGCCTGGTGCATTTCCTGCGCCGGTTCCTTTCGAGGGAGGGTTATACGGTCGAATCCTGCAGCCGCGGGGAGCAGGCCCTCGAGGTCGCGGGGAGGGAAAGCTTCGATCTGATCCTGCTCGACTACAAGATGTCCGGAATGAACGGCCTCGACACCCTGCGCGAGCTGCGCCGGCTGCAGGTCAAAACCCCCGTGATCATCATGACGGCCTACGGCACCACGGACACGGCCATCGAGGCCATGAAGCGCGGCGCCTACGATTACCTCCCGAAGCCTTTCGAGCGGGATGAGCTCAAGCGGCTGGTGGCGGACGCCCTGACGGTGAATCACCTCATGAAGGAGGTGGTCAGCTACCCGGATGCGGGACCGAAGCCGGCGGAGCAGGGGCGGGCGGCCCGGATCATCGGCAGCCACAAGCGAATGCAAGCCGTCTACAAACTGATCGGGCAGGTTGCCGGCAAGGACGTCATCGTTCTCATCACCGGCGAATCGGGCACCGGCAAGGAACTGGTAGCGCGCGCGATCTATCACCACAGCCACCGCAAGGACAAGCCTTTTCTGGCGGTCAACTGCGCCGCCATCCCTGAGACCCTCTTCGAAAGCGAGCTCTTCGGGCATGAACGGGGCGCGTTTACCGGGGCCGAGCGGGTCCACCTGGGGAAGTTCGAGCGCTGCGACGGCGGGACCCTCTTCTTCGACGAGATCGGCGATATGCCGCTGGGTACGCAGGCGAAGGTCCTGCGTGTCCTCCAATACGGCGAATTCGAACGCCTTGGCGGCACCGAAACCCTCAAGGCGAACGTGAGGATCATCGCCGCCACCAACAAGAACCTGGAGCGCGAAGTGGAGGAGGGGCGTTTCAGGGAAGACCTTTACTGGCGGCTGAAGATCATTTCCATCGAGCTTCCCCCGCTCAGGGAGCGCCATGAGGACATCCCCGCCCTCGTAAGGCACTTCATCGCCCGCTTCAGCGAGGAATACGACGCCCCCATCCGCTACGTCGACGAAGCCGTGCTTGAAAGGCTTCAAGCCTATCCGTGGCCAGGCAACGTACGGGAACTCGAGAACTGCATCCGCAGGGCGGTCTTGCTCTCGCAGGGGGATATGATCCTTCCTGAGCACATACAGCTTGTCCGTGACGGCACCGCTGCATCCCCCGGCGAAGAGCGCGGCTCCGTGTTCGAGCGCATCGAACGGAAGATGGATGAACTCTTCCCCGATCTTCTTCGGGCGGTGGAAGAAACCGGGAGCGGCGACATGCTCGAGATCCTGGAGCGCGGCTGCATCATCCGGGTGCTCGGTCACTGCGGCCAGAACCAGGTCAAGGCGGCACGGATGCTTGGCATCAGTCGGAACACCCTCCGGCTTCGGATGAAAAAATTCGGCATCACAGGCTCCCCCTCCGAATGA
- a CDS encoding helix-turn-helix domain-containing protein, which translates to MRASRGNQSAAARLLNISRVTVWNRMRKHGIEKGRFRAPGA; encoded by the coding sequence CTGCGGGCCTCCCGGGGCAATCAATCGGCCGCGGCCCGCCTCTTGAACATCAGCCGGGTGACGGTCTGGAATCGCATGCGGAAGCACGGGATCGAAAAAGGCCGGTTCCGCGCGCCGGGCGCCTGA
- a CDS encoding TRAP transporter large permease gives MSPALIGTIGILIMLFLFMTRMPVAYVMALVGFAGFSYMVSGIGGLNLLSRTIYESFASYGLTTIPLFILMGQFAFNSGIGRRMYDTANKFLGSTRGGLAMATVVACTAFGAVCGSSPATAATLATVGLPEMRRYLYGDELATGSVASGGGLGMIMPPSVVLIVYGILTEQSIGALFVAGILPSIVVTLLFILCIYIYCLIKPKQGPRGEKFSWSQKFRSLTNMGDTLLIFVIVMGGLFLGIFTPTEAAAVGAFAVLAVSVIRRHLSWAGFVKSLYETLRTSCMVMFLVTGAVVFGKFLAVTRIPYNIASWVGGFDLPPFLILAAIVAVYFVGGCIMDALALVMLTIPIFYPVLIDLGYDPIWFGIIIVLVTQIGVITPPVGINVYVVYGVAQSVVGKIKLESIFKGTIPFLFAIIAAIIIMTIFPQIIMILPQLMY, from the coding sequence ATGAGCCCAGCGCTGATTGGAACGATCGGCATCCTGATCATGCTGTTTCTCTTCATGACCCGCATGCCCGTGGCCTACGTCATGGCCCTGGTGGGTTTTGCAGGGTTCTCCTACATGGTCTCGGGGATCGGGGGGCTCAACCTGCTCTCACGCACGATTTACGAGTCCTTCGCCTCCTATGGGCTGACGACCATCCCTCTTTTCATCCTGATGGGGCAGTTCGCCTTCAACAGCGGGATCGGACGGCGCATGTACGACACAGCCAACAAGTTTCTCGGCAGCACGCGCGGCGGCCTCGCCATGGCGACCGTGGTGGCCTGCACCGCCTTCGGCGCCGTGTGCGGTTCGAGCCCTGCGACCGCAGCGACCCTCGCCACGGTGGGGCTGCCTGAGATGCGGCGCTATCTTTACGGTGACGAGCTTGCAACCGGCTCGGTCGCCTCCGGTGGAGGGCTCGGGATGATCATGCCGCCCAGCGTGGTGCTGATCGTCTACGGGATCCTGACGGAGCAGTCGATCGGCGCCCTTTTTGTCGCCGGCATTCTTCCCTCCATCGTGGTGACGCTTCTTTTTATCCTCTGCATCTATATCTACTGCCTTATCAAGCCCAAGCAAGGGCCTCGGGGCGAGAAGTTCAGCTGGAGCCAGAAATTCCGGTCGCTCACAAACATGGGCGACACGCTCCTCATTTTTGTCATCGTGATGGGCGGGCTTTTCCTGGGGATCTTCACTCCGACGGAGGCCGCGGCGGTCGGGGCTTTTGCGGTGCTCGCGGTTTCGGTCATCCGCCGTCATTTGAGCTGGGCGGGCTTCGTCAAATCGCTTTACGAGACCCTGCGGACGAGCTGCATGGTCATGTTCCTGGTGACGGGGGCGGTGGTCTTCGGGAAGTTCCTCGCGGTCACCCGGATCCCTTACAACATCGCGAGCTGGGTGGGCGGCTTCGATCTGCCGCCGTTTCTCATCCTGGCGGCCATCGTGGCGGTCTACTTCGTCGGAGGATGCATCATGGACGCACTGGCGCTCGTGATGCTGACCATCCCGATCTTCTATCCTGTGCTGATCGATCTCGGCTACGATCCGATCTGGTTCGGGATCATCATCGTGCTCGTGACACAGATCGGCGTGATCACGCCGCCTGTCGGCATCAATGTCTACGTTGTTTACGGGGTGGCGCAGAGCGTCGTCGGGAAGATCAAACTCGAGTCGATCTTCAAGGGGACGATCCCGTTTCTCTTCGCGATTATTGCGGCCATCATCATCATGACCATTTTTCCGCAGATCATCATGATCCTGCCACAGCTGATGTATTGA
- a CDS encoding UPF0182 family membrane protein, producing the protein MKNFFGPENPGGEMPQIRIEDLDFAKFRRTLRWILLLLGAVFLLRALAWGLSFYTDLLWFEDLGYRAVLMKVLSSRVLLFAAGSTIFAVFAAVNLFLAYRFMGGLSAVPGAKLPPGVQGSARQLLILSTIVIVILGALLLGARPASRWETMLLFMNGQPFNEIDPIFQKDLSFFIFTLPALAFVRSWCVTLVAGTLLVCVAFYYVAAPLRGERFALQGRVKRHLAVLGALLFLLIAAGHWLGRYELLYSQTGAVYGVGYTDSHVTLPALGFLTVVAVLCAAALLAASFLYRRNMVFLYILGAWVALNLVAGSLVPMLVQRLQVEPSELARERPFLSHNIALTRKAYGLSEIETRSHPARGEIDAATVAANQGTISNVRLWDEGPLLQSYNQIQFFRLYYDFLAVHTDRYIVEDTLRQVMLATRELSAEKLPEEAQRWVNRHLQFTHGYGVAVSPVTEVASGGRPSFLIKDVPPAGEIRLDRPEIYFGLKSLDFLVVRSKMQEFNYPGPNGPVYTSYGGEGGVVLNSFFRRLVYALKFADLNILISGEIQPESLIQYRRTVQERFTSVTPFLLRDREAYSVVADGRLFWIQDAYTYTQRYPYATPWERRFNYLRNSVKAVVDAYHGSIDYYVCDPADPLIRAYQAIFPNLFKPMTEMPDFLRAHTRYPLDLFTVQTEMLLQYHMEDPVVFYNKEDQWSIPVQSSFGEAQALKPYYIVGRLPGEAKEEFLLIQPFTPSNRHNLVGWIAARSDGDRYGERLLFRFPTGRHVDGPNQVEARIDNDAVISEQFTLWGQVGSEVFRGILLVIPVGDAVLYAEPVFLKPETLDFPELRRIILADSRQVVMHKTMDASIQALVGEGPAIAPMVEEDQALIDAGAPSGPGFEGLERIQEGLQEVVGKLQELLQELKRVSPGSNERQGAAE; encoded by the coding sequence ATGAAGAATTTTTTTGGACCGGAGAACCCCGGGGGTGAAATGCCCCAGATTCGGATCGAGGACCTGGATTTCGCAAAATTCAGGCGCACACTCCGCTGGATCCTGCTGCTGCTCGGGGCAGTTTTCTTGCTGCGGGCGCTTGCTTGGGGGCTTTCTTTCTACACCGATCTTCTCTGGTTCGAGGATCTCGGTTATCGCGCGGTGCTGATGAAAGTCCTCTCTTCGCGGGTCCTTCTTTTTGCCGCGGGCTCGACGATCTTCGCCGTCTTCGCCGCCGTGAATCTTTTCCTGGCCTATCGCTTCATGGGGGGCCTGTCGGCCGTCCCCGGAGCCAAACTCCCGCCGGGGGTCCAGGGCTCCGCACGCCAACTCTTGATCCTGAGCACGATCGTGATCGTCATCCTGGGTGCCCTGCTTCTCGGGGCCCGGCCTGCCTCGAGATGGGAGACGATGCTGCTTTTCATGAACGGGCAGCCGTTCAATGAAATCGACCCCATTTTTCAGAAGGATCTGTCGTTCTTTATTTTCACGCTCCCGGCGCTCGCCTTCGTCCGCTCATGGTGCGTGACCCTTGTCGCCGGGACGCTCCTGGTGTGCGTGGCTTTTTACTACGTGGCGGCCCCGCTGCGGGGTGAGCGCTTCGCGCTCCAAGGGCGGGTCAAGCGGCATCTGGCCGTTTTGGGAGCGCTGCTTTTCCTGCTCATCGCTGCGGGGCACTGGCTGGGGCGCTACGAACTGCTTTATTCGCAAACGGGCGCCGTTTACGGCGTCGGCTACACCGACAGCCATGTGACCCTCCCGGCGCTAGGCTTTCTCACGGTGGTCGCCGTCCTCTGTGCGGCCGCCCTGCTTGCCGCCTCCTTTTTATACAGACGCAACATGGTCTTCCTGTATATCCTCGGTGCATGGGTGGCGCTGAACCTCGTGGCAGGGAGCCTGGTCCCCATGCTCGTTCAGCGGCTGCAGGTCGAGCCGAGCGAACTGGCCCGCGAAAGGCCTTTCCTCTCGCACAACATCGCCCTCACGCGGAAGGCCTACGGGCTCTCCGAGATCGAGACACGGAGCCACCCGGCCCGGGGGGAAATCGATGCAGCCACCGTCGCTGCGAACCAGGGTACGATCAGCAATGTCCGCTTGTGGGACGAGGGGCCTCTGCTCCAGAGCTACAACCAGATCCAGTTCTTCCGGCTCTATTACGATTTCCTGGCGGTGCACACGGACCGCTACATCGTGGAGGACACCCTGCGCCAGGTTATGTTGGCCACCCGGGAGCTTTCGGCGGAAAAGCTTCCGGAGGAGGCGCAGCGGTGGGTGAACCGGCATCTCCAGTTCACCCACGGCTACGGCGTGGCCGTAAGCCCGGTGACCGAGGTGGCATCCGGCGGCCGGCCGAGTTTTCTGATCAAGGACGTACCGCCCGCCGGTGAGATTCGGCTCGATCGGCCCGAGATCTACTTCGGCTTGAAAAGCCTGGATTTTCTGGTCGTGCGCAGCAAAATGCAGGAGTTCAACTATCCCGGCCCGAACGGTCCGGTCTACACTAGTTATGGCGGCGAGGGCGGCGTTGTGCTCAACTCCTTTTTTCGACGTCTGGTTTACGCCCTGAAGTTCGCCGATCTGAACATCCTGATATCGGGTGAGATCCAGCCCGAGAGCTTGATACAATACCGGCGGACCGTCCAGGAGCGGTTCACGAGCGTGACGCCGTTTCTCCTGCGCGACCGGGAGGCATACAGCGTCGTGGCCGACGGCCGCCTCTTCTGGATCCAGGATGCCTACACCTACACGCAGCGCTATCCTTACGCGACGCCGTGGGAAAGGCGGTTCAACTACCTGCGGAACAGCGTCAAGGCCGTCGTGGACGCCTACCACGGCTCGATCGATTATTACGTCTGCGATCCGGCCGACCCCCTGATTCGGGCGTATCAAGCGATTTTTCCGAATCTCTTCAAGCCGATGACCGAGATGCCGGACTTCCTGCGGGCGCACACACGCTACCCGCTCGACCTGTTTACCGTCCAGACGGAGATGCTCCTCCAGTATCACATGGAGGACCCCGTCGTCTTCTACAACAAGGAGGATCAATGGTCCATCCCCGTCCAATCCTCCTTCGGCGAGGCGCAGGCCCTCAAGCCGTACTACATCGTCGGCCGCCTGCCGGGGGAAGCGAAGGAGGAGTTTTTGCTGATCCAGCCCTTTACACCGTCCAACCGGCACAACCTGGTCGGCTGGATCGCGGCCCGGAGCGACGGGGATCGATACGGAGAGAGGCTCTTGTTCCGTTTTCCTACAGGCAGGCACGTGGACGGCCCGAATCAGGTCGAGGCGCGCATCGACAACGACGCCGTGATCTCGGAGCAATTCACGTTATGGGGCCAGGTGGGCTCCGAGGTCTTCCGCGGCATCCTGCTGGTGATCCCGGTCGGAGACGCCGTCCTCTACGCCGAGCCGGTCTTCCTGAAACCGGAAACACTGGATTTTCCGGAACTGCGCCGGATCATCCTCGCGGATAGCCGCCAGGTGGTGATGCACAAGACGATGGACGCTTCCATCCAGGCCCTGGTGGGCGAGGGGCCGGCCATAGCCCCCATGGTCGAGGAGGACCAGGCGCTGATCGATGCGGGTGCGCCATCGGGGCCGGGCTTCGAAGGGCTCGAACGAATCCAGGAAGGGCTGCAGGAGGTCGTCGGCAAGCTGCAGGAGCTTCTCCAGGAACTGAAGCGCGTGAGCCCCGGAAGCAACGAGCGGCAGGGCGCGGCAGAGTGA
- a CDS encoding TRAP transporter substrate-binding protein, with translation MSKKGFVVSAFLGVMLIMMSFSAVPGVSAATTLTYSCFFPPTHIQSILAEQWSQEVEKRTNGEVKVQYYPGQSLTKADQCYDGVVQHISDIGFSVLAYTRGRFPVMSAVDLPLGYMSGRAATAVINAVYEKFNPVELQDTKVMYLHAHGPGLIHTKGKAVRKLEDMKGLKFRGHGTSADVVKALGGTPVPKPMPETYEMLQKGVVDGGVYPLESNKGWKLGEVVDYCTADFTSAYTTSFFVVMNKDKWAEISPENQKIIEEINAEWVVKHAEAWDTSDMEGLRYLLNQGSEMIGLDAKEAARWKAAVQPIIDGYVTELDKKGLNGKEIVEFIAKTLEKEQQ, from the coding sequence ATGAGCAAAAAAGGGTTCGTCGTCTCCGCCTTTTTGGGCGTGATGCTGATTATGATGTCCTTTTCAGCTGTCCCGGGTGTCTCCGCAGCCACAACACTCACCTATAGCTGTTTCTTCCCCCCCACCCACATCCAATCCATTCTGGCTGAACAGTGGAGCCAAGAAGTCGAAAAACGGACCAACGGCGAGGTCAAGGTGCAGTATTATCCGGGCCAGAGCCTGACCAAGGCCGATCAGTGCTATGACGGCGTGGTGCAGCACATCTCCGACATCGGATTTTCGGTGCTCGCTTACACCCGTGGGCGTTTCCCGGTCATGTCCGCCGTGGATCTCCCGCTGGGCTATATGAGCGGACGGGCAGCCACCGCCGTCATCAATGCTGTCTATGAGAAATTCAACCCGGTCGAACTGCAGGATACGAAGGTCATGTACCTGCACGCCCACGGCCCCGGCCTGATCCACACCAAGGGCAAGGCGGTGCGGAAGCTCGAGGACATGAAGGGGTTGAAGTTCAGAGGCCATGGCACCAGCGCGGATGTCGTCAAGGCCCTGGGAGGAACCCCGGTCCCGAAGCCCATGCCCGAGACCTACGAAATGCTCCAGAAAGGCGTGGTGGACGGCGGCGTCTATCCGCTCGAATCCAACAAGGGCTGGAAGCTCGGCGAGGTGGTGGACTACTGTACGGCCGACTTCACCTCTGCCTACACGACCTCCTTTTTCGTCGTGATGAACAAGGACAAGTGGGCCGAGATCTCCCCCGAAAACCAGAAGATCATCGAAGAGATCAATGCCGAATGGGTGGTCAAACACGCCGAGGCATGGGATACGAGCGACATGGAGGGGCTGCGTTACCTTTTGAACCAGGGCAGCGAGATGATCGGCCTCGACGCGAAAGAAGCGGCCAGGTGGAAGGCCGCCGTGCAGCCCATCATCGACGGCTACGTGACGGAATTGGACAAGAAGGGCCTGAACGGAAAGGAAATCGTGGAGTTTATCGCGAAGACGCTGGAAAAAGAACAGCAATGA
- a CDS encoding ATP-binding protein: MILFSLFALVPLCAVGLFSMRTAEEVILKMAGNQVEQLARDKEALLERWISERKADIAVVAGSSILSSADLEAMGAYLRLVKENYRVYSGIAVVGGDGGLIYATPGGPPLPALGAWFEEARRGRLYMSDIRFDPEVPQSFFHIAAPLGNDPDKVERIVCATVGTGAILSAVLSISLGETGECYLVNREGMFLAHKEPQRILTENIAQSESFRNIFSERRKRITYVDYRGIEVIGASARVQGTDWALVVEQDRDEAFRSADVMGRYILLVTAFSTLAALLSAWLLSRTVATPIRKLSGAARSLAAGNYQRSDIRSERKDEIGLLYAAFAEMAEQLRDRQQNLEAQVVLREAELKETGVELKRTQEAAARSQQLAALGRLAAGVAHEIRTPLTSLKLYLESIEDDIEISPEVEEDYQVAMTQIRRMEATINRFLDFARPQTPILADIDPAELIEEALLVAGPRARQQETLIAAEIPDDLPRVRGDRKQLEEVFVNLMINALEAVTAGGELRIRAGTENGKDGPAGAGPGFVRIDVEDTGPGIDAENLPRLFDPFFTTKATGTGLGLSIAFTTLQRHGGMIKVQSREGIGTVFSVFIPIPDWQEGERWKRC; encoded by the coding sequence ATGATCCTCTTTTCGCTGTTCGCGCTCGTACCGCTTTGCGCGGTGGGGCTTTTTTCGATGCGGACGGCGGAGGAGGTCATCCTCAAGATGGCCGGCAACCAGGTCGAACAGCTCGCGCGGGACAAGGAGGCGCTCCTCGAGCGCTGGATCTCGGAGAGAAAAGCGGATATCGCCGTCGTGGCGGGCTCCTCGATCCTTTCTTCTGCAGATCTGGAAGCGATGGGGGCCTATCTCCGGCTGGTGAAGGAGAACTACCGGGTCTACAGCGGGATTGCGGTCGTCGGGGGAGACGGCGGGCTGATCTATGCCACGCCGGGGGGGCCGCCCCTCCCGGCGCTGGGCGCCTGGTTTGAAGAAGCGCGACGGGGCCGCCTGTACATGTCCGATATCCGGTTCGACCCGGAGGTGCCCCAATCCTTCTTCCACATTGCCGCGCCGCTGGGGAACGACCCTGACAAGGTGGAGCGCATCGTCTGCGCCACGGTCGGAACCGGCGCCATCCTTTCCGCGGTCCTGTCCATCTCCCTTGGCGAGACGGGGGAGTGCTACCTGGTCAACCGCGAGGGGATGTTTCTCGCCCACAAAGAGCCGCAAAGGATCCTCACGGAAAACATCGCCCAGTCCGAGAGCTTCAGAAACATCTTCAGCGAGCGAAGAAAACGGATCACCTACGTGGACTACCGCGGGATCGAGGTCATCGGGGCCTCGGCCAGGGTCCAAGGCACCGACTGGGCGCTGGTCGTCGAGCAGGATCGGGATGAGGCCTTTCGCAGCGCTGATGTCATGGGGCGCTATATTCTGCTGGTGACCGCTTTTTCAACCCTGGCGGCGCTCCTTTCCGCCTGGCTACTGTCCCGCACCGTCGCGACGCCGATCCGCAAACTGAGCGGCGCCGCCCGGAGCCTCGCCGCCGGCAACTATCAGCGCAGCGACATCCGAAGCGAGCGGAAGGACGAGATCGGCCTGTTGTACGCTGCTTTTGCCGAGATGGCCGAACAGTTGAGGGATCGCCAGCAGAACCTCGAGGCACAGGTCGTGCTGCGTGAGGCCGAGTTGAAGGAAACCGGCGTCGAACTGAAGCGGACGCAGGAGGCGGCCGCCCGCTCGCAGCAATTGGCGGCGCTCGGACGGCTGGCTGCAGGCGTCGCCCACGAGATCCGCACGCCGCTGACGTCCCTCAAGTTGTACCTGGAATCCATCGAAGACGACATCGAGATCTCCCCGGAGGTCGAGGAAGACTACCAGGTGGCCATGACGCAGATCCGCCGGATGGAGGCCACGATCAACCGCTTCCTCGATTTCGCGCGGCCGCAGACCCCGATCCTGGCCGACATCGACCCGGCTGAACTGATCGAAGAGGCGCTGCTGGTGGCGGGCCCCCGCGCAAGACAGCAGGAGACGTTGATCGCGGCGGAGATTCCGGACGATCTTCCGCGCGTGCGGGGGGACCGGAAGCAGCTCGAGGAGGTGTTCGTCAACCTGATGATCAACGCCCTCGAGGCGGTGACCGCCGGGGGGGAACTCCGGATCCGGGCCGGAACCGAAAACGGAAAGGACGGTCCGGCTGGAGCCGGCCCGGGTTTTGTCCGCATCGATGTCGAAGACACCGGGCCCGGCATCGATGCCGAGAATCTCCCGCGGCTCTTCGATCCCTTTTTCACCACCAAGGCCACAGGAACCGGTTTGGGCCTCTCCATCGCATTCACGACGCTTCAGCGGCACGGCGGCATGATCAAGGTGCAATCACGGGAGGGGATCGGGACCGTTTTTTCCGTCTTCATCCCCATTCCAGACTGGCAAGAAGGAGAGCGATGGAAAAGGTGCTGA